In Excalfactoria chinensis isolate bCotChi1 chromosome 5, bCotChi1.hap2, whole genome shotgun sequence, a single genomic region encodes these proteins:
- the FIBIN gene encoding fin bud initiation factor homolog isoform X1, giving the protein MPALRLLWFGCLCSLCRGYFEGPLYPEMSNGTLHHYFVPDGDYEENDDPERCQLLFRVSEQRRCGTAAAGEGLSLREELTVLGRQVEDAGRVLEGIGKSISYDLDGEESYSTYLRRESAQISDAYSSSDRSLSELEGKFRQGQEQGGREEARLGDSFLGLLLHARALLRETRAISSGLRDKHDLLALTVRSHGARLSRLKNDYLRA; this is encoded by the coding sequence ATGCCGGCGCTGCGTCTGCTGTGGTTCGGctgcctgtgcagcctgtgccgcGGGTATTTCGAGGGCCCGCTGTACCCCGAGATGTCCAACGGCACCCTGCACCACTACTTCGTCCCCGACGGGGACTACGAGGAGAACGACGACCCCGAGCGCTGCCAGCTGCTCTTCAGGGTGAGCGAGCAGCGGCGGTGCGGTACGGCGGCAGCGGGCGAAGGGCTGAGCCTGCGGGAGGAGCTGACGGTACTGGGTCGGCAGGTGGAGGACGCGGGTCGGGTGCTGGAGGGCATCGGCAAGAGCATCTCCTACGACCTGGACGGGGAGGAGAGCTACAGCACCTACCTGCGCCGCGAGTCCGCTCAGATCAGCGACGCCTATTCCAGCTCGGACCGCTCGCTGAGCGAGTTGGAAGGTAAATTCCGGCAGGGTCAGGAGCAGGGCGGTCGCGAGGAAGCCCGCCTGGGCGACAGcttcctggggctgctgctgcacgCCCGAGCCCTGCTCCGCGAGACCCGTGCCATCTCCAGCGGGCTGCGGGACAAGCACGACCTGCTGGCCCTCACCGTGCGCAGCCACGGCGCCCGCCTCAGCCGCCTCAAGAACGACTATCTGCGGGCCTGA
- the FIBIN gene encoding fin bud initiation factor homolog isoform X2 has product MPALRLLWFGCLCSLCRGYFEGPLYPEMSNGTLHHYFVPDGDYEENDDPERCQLLFRVSEQRRCGTAAAGEGLSLREELTVLGRQVEDAGRVLEGIGKSISYDLDGEESYSTYLRRESAQISDAYSSSDRSLSELEAGCGTSTTCWPSPCAATAPASAASRTTICGPEPAAGTPGCLPAALETLIYCIGPPE; this is encoded by the exons ATGCCGGCGCTGCGTCTGCTGTGGTTCGGctgcctgtgcagcctgtgccgcGGGTATTTCGAGGGCCCGCTGTACCCCGAGATGTCCAACGGCACCCTGCACCACTACTTCGTCCCCGACGGGGACTACGAGGAGAACGACGACCCCGAGCGCTGCCAGCTGCTCTTCAGGGTGAGCGAGCAGCGGCGGTGCGGTACGGCGGCAGCGGGCGAAGGGCTGAGCCTGCGGGAGGAGCTGACGGTACTGGGTCGGCAGGTGGAGGACGCGGGTCGGGTGCTGGAGGGCATCGGCAAGAGCATCTCCTACGACCTGGACGGGGAGGAGAGCTACAGCACCTACCTGCGCCGCGAGTCCGCTCAGATCAGCGACGCCTATTCCAGCTCGGACCGCTCGCTGAGCGAGTTGGAAG CGGGCTGCGGGACAAGCACGACCTGCTGGCCCTCACCGTGCGCAGCCACGGCGCCCGCCTCAGCCGCCTCAAGAACGACTATCTGCGGGCCTGAGCCTGCCGCCGGCACCCCAGGATGCCTCCCAGCCGCCCTGGAAACGCTTATTTATTGTATAGGACCTCCCGAGTGA
- the FIBIN gene encoding fin bud initiation factor homolog isoform X3: MLKLPSSYIKSGNCFHTRRYEETRCAHSLRSRFYPAAIQLLDAHESFTKHFEIHPARRDGQHPLFSKVEDAGRVLEGIGKSISYDLDGEESYSTYLRRESAQISDAYSSSDRSLSELEGKFRQGQEQGGREEARLGDSFLGLLLHARALLRETRAISSGLRDKHDLLALTVRSHGARLSRLKNDYLRA; the protein is encoded by the exons ATGCTTAAGCTCCCGTCTTCTTACATAAAG TCTGGCAACTGCTTCCACACCAGAAGATATGAGGAGACACGGTGTGCACACTCGCTACGCTCGAGGTTCTACCCTGCTGCAATCCAGCTGCTGGATGCACACGAAAGTTTCACGAAACACTTCGAAATCCACCCAGCGCGGCGGGACGGACAGCATCCTCTCTTTTCCAAG GTGGAGGACGCGGGTCGGGTGCTGGAGGGCATCGGCAAGAGCATCTCCTACGACCTGGACGGGGAGGAGAGCTACAGCACCTACCTGCGCCGCGAGTCCGCTCAGATCAGCGACGCCTATTCCAGCTCGGACCGCTCGCTGAGCGAGTTGGAAGGTAAATTCCGGCAGGGTCAGGAGCAGGGCGGTCGCGAGGAAGCCCGCCTGGGCGACAGcttcctggggctgctgctgcacgCCCGAGCCCTGCTCCGCGAGACCCGTGCCATCTCCAGCGGGCTGCGGGACAAGCACGACCTGCTGGCCCTCACCGTGCGCAGCCACGGCGCCCGCCTCAGCCGCCTCAAGAACGACTATCTGCGGGCCTGA